The genomic DNA CTTGTCGCGGATGATTACCGCTCCCATACACTGATCAAGGAAATCGTGATGAGTGTTCCGTTTCGATACAAACAAGCGTCCGACCCGGCGTTATCCGAATAAGTACATTCCATATAGCAACGGAATCGCTTCGAATCGACTTCGACAGTCCGGCGCAAGTTGCCTAGAATGTCGCTGTCGAGACGGCTGTCCTATTGTCGTTCCGATCGATGCCAGAATGGCTTGCCTCGCCCAATGGGCCGAGAGCCTTGCTGCGCCGCCCGCCTACAACCACCCTCCGCTATCACCCGCCCTGAGTTCACGCTATGACGTCAGCCAATCGCGAACCTTCTGCTACGAAACGCCCCGTTTACCTTTCGGAGCAAACGAAGGGGGGCAGCCCGCTTTCACGACGCACCTTGCTGCGCGGAACCGGCATGGCGCTCGCCCTACCGTGGCTGGAGGCAATGATGCCGAGTGCTCGCGCCGAGGCGAAGGCTTCGGAGGAGCAACCCGGGGACTCGCCGAAACGGATGGCAGCGTTATTTGTCCCAAACGGCGTGCGGCAGGATCAATGGACGCCGGAGGGTGAGGGTGCAGACTTTAAATTGTCACCGACTCTTCAACCGCTCGCTTCGTTAAAGGACAAGATCACAGTCTTGTCAAACCTTTGGAACCAAGCCAGTAATGTCGGGGACGGACATTATGTCAAGTGCTCCGGTTACTTGACATGCACGACGATCAACAAGTCTCTCGGCATCGACCTCAACTGTAACGGCCGGTCAGTCGATCAGGTTGCGGCGGATTTTGGCGAACAGTTCACGCCGCTTCGTTCACTTGAGCTGGGCATTGATCCGGTCACGACCGGCGTCGATACCAACGTCGGTTACACCCGTGTTTATGGATCGCACATTGCCTGGAACGGGCCGACCAGTCCACTTGCGAAAGAGCTCAATCCACGCTCCGTTTTTGATCGCTTGCTGCGAGCGACCAAACCGTCGGCACAAACTGCTTGGCGCGACAAACTGTTGCTCGATCGCGCCCTGGCTGATGTGAAGCAACTCAATCACCAGCTCGGCGCGTCTGACCGGCACCGGATGGATGAATACATGCAGTCCTTACGGTCGATCGAGAAACGTCTCGATAAGCAAACGTCTCAACGACAGTCGGCTTGGTCTCCGTTGAAGCCTCTTGATCCCAAGCAGCGTCCCGAAGGCGAGTTTCGCGACGATCACGCAGAACACGTCCGGTTGATGATGGATATGATCGCGTTGGCCTTTCAGACCGACACGACGCGAGTTTGTACGTTCATGTTCGGTAACGCGGTCAGCGGTCGCAACTTTTCATTTCTTGACGGGGTTTCCGGCGGGCATCATGACATCTCGCACCATCAAAATAATGAAGACAAGCTAAAACAATACCAGCTGATCAATCGTTGGCACGTCGAGCAGTACGGATACTTGCTCACTAAGCTGGACTCGATGCAAGAAGGCGAGAGCACGGTGCTGGACAACTCGATGATCATGTACGGTTCCGGGCTACGCGATGGCAACAGCCACAGTCCACATAACCTGCCAATCGTCATCGGAGGTTCGGCCGGCGGAAAATTGAACGCGGGCCAACATTTGAGCTTCAGTAAAGACACTCCGTTGGCAAACCTCTATGCGACAATGCTTTCGGCGCTGGGCACGGGCAAGGAATCGTTTGCCGATAGCACCGGCGTACTGCCCGGTGTCTTGGCTTCCTAATTCGAACGCGACGATGCAAAAGCC from Roseiconus lacunae includes the following:
- a CDS encoding DUF1552 domain-containing protein — its product is MTSANREPSATKRPVYLSEQTKGGSPLSRRTLLRGTGMALALPWLEAMMPSARAEAKASEEQPGDSPKRMAALFVPNGVRQDQWTPEGEGADFKLSPTLQPLASLKDKITVLSNLWNQASNVGDGHYVKCSGYLTCTTINKSLGIDLNCNGRSVDQVAADFGEQFTPLRSLELGIDPVTTGVDTNVGYTRVYGSHIAWNGPTSPLAKELNPRSVFDRLLRATKPSAQTAWRDKLLLDRALADVKQLNHQLGASDRHRMDEYMQSLRSIEKRLDKQTSQRQSAWSPLKPLDPKQRPEGEFRDDHAEHVRLMMDMIALAFQTDTTRVCTFMFGNAVSGRNFSFLDGVSGGHHDISHHQNNEDKLKQYQLINRWHVEQYGYLLTKLDSMQEGESTVLDNSMIMYGSGLRDGNSHSPHNLPIVIGGSAGGKLNAGQHLSFSKDTPLANLYATMLSALGTGKESFADSTGVLPGVLAS